A genomic segment from Bombus huntii isolate Logan2020A chromosome 13, iyBomHunt1.1, whole genome shotgun sequence encodes:
- the LOC126872706 gene encoding uncharacterized protein LOC126872706, which translates to MFFLKFGSISISSSKGVELCRSIRDAFKSTLFPRHLITCIFRKMQRSGLRQRRRMKKRSTRKRMRYSVVQKGRNMLEENVFSFGEVRRQNYPPSKRRTAAAYCDRAATFRYKKEKERRMHRGRTIGRTMRTIVFTVCPLDNRRRPWLLIYVILAVILPIHVPVEAQKNEHGNTYLRRSSVSPGFSKNTEQSKVSIVDDENKDSKAKSSEGQRDEESAKSIDENSPALNKFLQDVLKAQTDLKWIDQALRDVDREKDWRKNSRNVNKLREKRGSSESYETTRQLNRNTYRDENPLEFSQRLRFGNDMTFKRNVDLDDVDAYEKGKKRKEVHLSPAYDKETIDNQIRKNWSKTKDLCSLSDWLNSYKISGNEKDKFEDRWIHDYDASQRNRLNSLDGDKEANTEASSALIVRNQRAETKENEATSLESLRETILELKKSLNETDKKRRENSKNLDTWSVKEKHSNKQEQKKQTAGGRNNYQKSENDDERNFGWWESLGAERLNLKKREPSTEDLDEKNAHLKVWRTKRTGVNNDDGNPKLFHRAGFGDPYLEEDTLKELHDRKRRSKGTPSDEKRHLNEAQDGNKSAADEKNSIKISKTSGCGVADASGKIESLSNDLQARNAFERESELTNNPADTAASDVSKAATDESKNTETGGNCEQSDLSRENQNAMENKLMKNKEKGESPEGNSLQTFESTSNELQAASSTETSNQENVGSSKGEQVIKVFEPQRHLRENNERRKEVEETDDEHEELSPQVKRSAKDSGNINILVKSENKNLIEFSNADGDKKLPNGGQSPFVLNIVDVKKKTIVENEQPGGKSVSMLYNMKLHESQVDKPVEGANKRDAEPRNDEVPVGSVVLDFRKNKLKEVPYEDTPASTNTMKERNVDEKRLENSADLDKGSEQSGVNEEGTRNWFGEAARNQMAMNVDHGAAEKCNDLGGKDKFTNAEGRFNDNKEKGDSSVQGSNKEAEPNGENKEGRNKKYREIFIMTNGMDDRIMNDKYGQRRILQYMEYSNDDVEDADVNYSDKEEEENQHQAAAEKNDAATRRKERAAYSDKKKDKVNLLIKEKIDKKKKPRQRKRRNPSVIEYYDYDSNLEQQDHESLSPTSEQQRSKNNYQDKSAIESDAGPGNHACTSPSKN; encoded by the exons AtgttttttctaaaatttggTAGCATCTCTATATCCTCGTCGAAGGGGGTGGAATTGTGCCGAAGCATTCGAGATGCGTTTAAATCCACCCTCTTCCCAAGACACTTAATAACATGCATATTTCGTAAGATGCAGCGGAGCGGCTTAAGGCAGCGAAGACGAATGAAAAAGAGGAGCACTCGAAAGAGGATGCGGTATTCCGTAGTACAGAAGGGAAGAAACATGCTGGAGGAAAATGTATTTTCGTTTGGGGAAGTTAGGAGGCAAAACTATCCCCCTTCGAAAAGGCGTACTGCAGCGGCGTACTGCGACCGTGCAGCGACGTTTCGCTAcaaaaaggagaaggaaagGCGCATGCATCGAGGCCGTACGATAG GTAGAACAATGAGGACGATCGTGTTCACGGTTTGCCCGCTGGATAATCGTCGTCGACCGTGGCTCTTAATTTACGTCATCTTGGCCGTCATCCTGCCGATCCACGTACCAGTCGAAGCTCAAAAGAACGAACACGGGAACACGTACTTGAGGAGATCGAGCGTGAGCCCAGGATTCTCGAAGAACACGGAGCAATCGAAAGTTTCCATTGTCGACGACGAGAACAAGGATTCGAAG GCGAAATCTAGCGAGGGTCAGCGAGACGAAGAGTCGGCTAAATCCATAGACGAGAACAGTCCAGCATTAAATAAGTTCCTACAAGATGTTCTGAAGGCTCAAACCGATTTAAAGTGGATAGATCAAGCACTGCGTGATGTTGATCGCGAGAAGGATTGGAGGAA GAACAGTAGAAATGTTAATAAGTTACGCGAGAAAAGAGGCTCTAGCGAGAGCTACGAAACTACACGGCAGTTGAATAGAAATACGTACAGAGATGAAAATCCTCTAGAATTTTCCCAGAGATTGCGCTTTGGCAATGACATGACGTTCAAGAGGAACGTCGATCTCGATGACGTGGATGCGTACGAAAAGGG aaagaaaagaaaagaggttCATCTTTCTCCCGCCTATGACAAAGAAACGATAGACAATCAGATTCGGAAAAATTGGTCCAAGACGAAGGATCTTTGTTCTCTGAGCGACTGGCTGAACTCGTACAAAATCTCCGGAAACGAAAAGGATAAATTTGAGGATCGATGGATCCACGATTACGACGCCAGTCAAAGAAACAGACTTA atTCTTTGGACGGTGACAAAGAAGCAAACACAGAGGCGAGTAGCGCGTTGATCGTGAGAAATCAACGAGCCGAAACGAAGGAGAACGAGGCGACGTCGCTGGAATCTCTCAGAGAAACGATATTAGAACTGAAAAAAAGCCTGAACGAAACTGACAAAAAACGGCGCGAGAATTCCAAAAATTTGGATACTTGGAGTGTTAAAGAAAAGCATAGCAACAAGCAGGAACAGAAGAAGCAAACTGCTGGTGGAAGAAACAACTATCAAAAAAGTGAAAACGACGACGAAA GAAACTTCGGCTGGTGGGAAAGTCTAGGAGCAGAAaggttgaatttaaaaaagcgTGAGCCAAGCACCGAGGATCTTGATGAGAAGAATGCTCATCTGAAAGTGTGGAGAACGAAGAGGACTGGAGTTAATAACGACGATGGTAACCCGAAACTCTTTCATAGAGCGGGGTTTGGGGACCCGTACCTTGAAGAGGACACGCTAAAAGAGCTTCATGACCGTAAAAGACGTAGCAAAGGAACGCCGTCAGATGAGAAACGTCATTTAAACGAAGCTCAGGATGGAAACAAGTCGGCAGCTGATGAGaaaaattccataaaaatatcaaagacATCTGGCTGCGGCGTCGCGGATGCTTCCGGTAAAATAGAATCTTTGTCGAATGATTTGCAAGCAAGGAACGCTTTCGAACGTGAGAGCGAATTAACGAATAATCCGGCAGATACCGCGGCTTCCGACGTCTCAAAGGCGGCCACGGATGAGAGTAAAAACACGGAAACAGGCGGAAATTGCGAACAATCGGATCTATCGCGGGAAAATCAGAACGCGATGGAAAACAAGTTGATGAAGAACAAAGAAAAGGGTGAAAGTCCCGAGGGAAATTCTTTGCAAACCTTCGAATCCACGTCGAATGAACTGCAGGCTGCTTCGTCTACCGAAACCTCGAATCAAGAAAATGTCGGCTCGAGCAAGGGAGAACAGGTGATCAAAGTCTTTGAACCTCAGAGGCATTTGCGCGAAAacaacgaacgaagaaaagaagtCGAAGAAACCGACGACGAGCACGAAGAATTGTCTCCGCAGGTGAAGAGGTCTGCCAAAGATtcaggaaatattaatatccTGGTCAAGTCAGAAAACAAGAATCTGATCGAGTTCAGTAACGCGGATGGCGATAAAAAATTACCGAACGGTGGTCAATCGCCGTTTGTGTTGAATATAGTTGACGtgaagaagaagacgatcgTGGAGAACGAGCAGCCAGGTGGAAAATCAGTTTCGATGCTTTACAACATGAAGTTACACGAGTCACAGGTCGATAAGCCTGTCGAAGGTGCGAATAAACGAGATGCAGAGCCGAGAAACGACGAAGTTCCGGTTGGTAGCGTGGTGCTTGATTTTCGGAAGAATAAACTTAAGGAAGTGCCATACGAAGACACGCCCGCATCTACGAACACGATGAAAGAAAGGAACGTGGATGAGAAACGACTTGAGAACTCTGCAGACCTCGACAAAGGATCGGAACAAAGCGGCGTCAATGAAGAAGGAACTCGAAACTGGTTCGGAGAGGCAGCTCGTAATCAGATGGCTATGAACGTCGATCACGGTGCAGCTGAGAAATGTAATGACCTAGGCGGAAAGGATAAATTTACGAACGCAGAGGGGCGGTTTAACGATAATAAAGAGAAGGGAGACTCCTCCGTTCAGGGATCTAATAAGGAGGCAGAGCCGAACGGAGAGaataaagaaggaagaaataagaaatatagaGAAATATTCATAATGACCAATGGAATGGATGATAGGATAATGAATGATAAATATGGTCAGAGACGAATATTGCAGTATATGGAGTACTCTAACGACGATGTCGAAGATGCCGATGTGAATTACAGCGacaaagaggaagaggaaaatCAACATCAGGCTGCTGCAG AGAAAAACGATGCAGCAACACGAAGGAAAGAACGAGCCGCGTACAGcgacaaaaagaaagataaagtGAATCTGTTGATTAAAGAGAAAatcgacaaaaagaaaaaacctCGCCAGAGAAAAAGACGTAATCCAAGTGTAATCGAATACTACGATTACGATAGCAATCTCGAGCAGCAGGATCACGAATCGTTGTCACCGACAAGCGAGCAACAGCGAAGTAAAAACAATTATCAAGACAAGAGCGCCATCGAATCCGACGCGGGACCTGGTAATCACGCGTGCACTTCCCCATCGAAAAACTAA
- the LOC126872598 gene encoding uncharacterized protein LOC126872598 — protein MSQQLNTGEYIVDGESSEKCRPPMTEIKNEQDEAIRKEIKQKEKSGNRVPVEQFLNPAGIERNVTKKSAATTSTKAKFGKQEGSSSNQRLGSRLNEPVEGNEDKFLDADTNNEMMLNPAKYILKVDTNSDPGAIDDFCDDIQYLDEKKEIAPDNVEPLYEELKKIYDWNEDETKVKPRIKGDQRTYQESYDKVDPIDRVAGEPFKDQVEPPISNKLLARLTFFRSINLESQVSGVRNGGAKGKDAVSWSLTGQKQYIDTDSRSPYENRKYLESQVPRGWEHVQNIDRVKQTIVSSKDLHESFVEPLEWIDDFDKDIRVRLSRSLKTVDSNTLAYIESSTTKYEKSPVNGFIDRAPIENGTTLKTEDSTKVALVSHPPLDIQQLFQDDRRTKREVGTLYDTYDDDEDRRNRDSERVDDYDLYSSDKEKTSDNFQLLNAYDDTDDENQELFNSKDVEEYDYLDDDEDDYGGIVRNADSKRKEHAVKKKSYGKALKKRKKEDHAAKSNKNRRERRHRKNKKMTTRKRGKKHKKGTSKNGNRHTNIKKSKVTQDEEKAHNEGEEHHDRIKEEDVSNRVRFFKKYERYNKTTMNLDNDIQRKKFSTLLVADNVEDESQMDSALHGELAAKIVEQIFDQVFNIFYYNRHAQSTYYISMKSSDTKERGPEGIVRSRSLS, from the exons ATGTCGCAGCAATTAAACACAGGAGAATATA TCGTAGACGGCGAGAGCAGCGAAAAATGTAGACCACCTATGACGGAAATCAAGAACGAGCAAGACGAGGCGATACGGAAGGAGATAAAACAGAAGGAAAAATCGGGGAACAGGGTGCCGGTAGAGCAATTCCTTAATCCGGCTGGAATAGAAAGGAACGTAACGAAGAAATCAGCGGCGACGACATCGACGAAAGCTAAATTCGGGAAACAGGAAGGATCCTCCAGCAACCAACGACTGGGATCAAG GTTAAACGAACCGGTGGAGGGAAACGAAGACAAGTTTTTAGACGCTGACACGAATAACGAGATGATGCTAAATCCGGCAAAGTATATTCTCAAAGTGGATACAAATTCGGATCCCGGGGCAATCGACGACTTCTGCGATGATATCCAATATCTGGATGAAAA AAAAGAAATAGCGCCTGACAACGTGGAACCACTGTACGAagagttaaaaaaaatatacgacTGGAACGAGGACGAGACAAAAGTAAAACCTCGAATAAAGGGAGATCAGAGGACGTATCAGGAATCTTACGACAAAGTAGATCCCATCGATAGAGTAGCGGGCGAACCGTTTAAAGATCAAGTCGAGCCTCC CATTTCCAATAAATTATTGGCCCGACTTACTTTCTTTCGCTCTATAAACCTTGAATCACAGGTGAGCGGAGTGAGAAACGGCGGGGCCAAAGGGAAAGATGCCGTGAGCTGGTCATTAACGGGCCAGAAGCAATATATTGACACAGATTCGCGTTCTCCTTACGAGAACCGTAAATATCTGGAATCACAGGTTCCACGTGGATGGGAACACGTCCAAAATATAGATCGCGTGAAACAGACGATCGTTAGCTCTAAGGACCTGCATGAATCTTTTGTCGAGCCCCTGGAATGGATCGACGATTTCGACAAAGACATAAGGGTCAGACTCAGCAGAAGCTTGAAAACCGTCGATTCGAACACGCTTGCATATATTGAATCTAGTACAACGAAATATGAAAAGAGTCCGGTTAATGGTTTCATCGATAGGGCTCCGATTGAAAATGGAACGACGTTAAAGACTGAAGATTCCACCAAGGTTGCCCTCGTTAGCCATCCGCCTTTAGATATTCAACAATTATTTCAAGATGATAGAAGAACGAAAAGGGAAGTTGGGACTCTTTATGATACGTATGACGATGACGAGGATCGACGTAATCGCGATTCCGAGAGAGTGGACGACTATGATCTGTATTCGAGCGACAAAGAAAAGACGAGCGACAATTTTCAGCTATTAAACGCGTACGATGACACAGATGATGAGAATCAGGAGCTATTTAACTCGAAGGATGTCGAAGAGTATGACTATCTGGACGATGACGAGGACGATTACGGAGGCATTGTTAGAAACGCAGattcaaaaagaaaagaacatgCCGTTAAGAAGAAGAGTTATGGGAAAGcgttaaaaaaaaggaaaaaggaagatCATGCCGCTAAGTCGAATAAGAATCGCAGAGAACGAAGACATCGCAAGAACAAAAAGATGACAACAAGAAAACGTGgtaaaaaacataaaaaaggTACGTCAAAGAATGGAAACCGTCATACTAACATTAAAAAGAGCAAAGTTACACAGGACGAAGAGAAAGCTCATAACGAAGGAGAGGAACATCACGATAGAATTAAAGAAGAAGATGTAAGTAATCGAGtgagattttttaaaaaatacgaacGATATAACAAGACA ACGATGAATTTGGACAACGATATCCAGAGGAAAAAATTCTCCACGCTTTTGGTAGCTGATAACGTGGAAGACGAATCTCAAATGGATTCGGCTCTTCACGGTGAACTCGCTGCAAAGATCGTGGAACAAATTTTCGACCAGGtattcaatattttctattacaatAGACACGCGCAGTCTACTTATTATATTTCCATGAAATCGTCAGATACAAAAGAACGAGGACCTGAAGGTATCGTTAGGTCCAGGTCTTTATCATAA